A single window of Salvia splendens isolate huo1 chromosome 8, SspV2, whole genome shotgun sequence DNA harbors:
- the LOC121743802 gene encoding GDSL esterase/lipase At5g33370-like: protein MSTLLLLLSVALLASTTTTRVEARAFFVFGDSLVDVGNNNYLATTARADAPPYGIDYPGRRATGRFSNGYNIPDLISQSIGQSESPLPYLSPAMSGSNLLIGANFASAGVGILNDTGVQFVNIIRIGQQLQYFQQYQSRLSQIIGPEETQRLVNEALVLITLGGNDFVNNYYLVPFSARSRQYSLQNYVPFIISEYRKVLMRLHELGAQKVLVTGTGPLGCVPAELAQRSRNGECSPELQLAAGLFNPQLTEMLLSLNSEIGSNVFIAANTQLTHYDFINNPQAFGFVTSKVACCGQGPYNGIGLCTPLSNLCPNRDVYAFWDPFHPSERANRIIVQQILTGSLDYMNPMNLSTILAMDSQT, encoded by the exons ATGTCTAcccttcttctccttctctcgGTTGCATTGCTAGCCTCGACAACTACAACGCGTGTCGAGGCCCGGGCATTCTTCGTGTTCGGGGACTCGCTCGTGGACGTTGGCAACAACAACTACCTCGCAACGACCGCACGCGCGGATGCCCCACCTTATGGAATCGACTATCCCGGGCGCCGCGCCACCGGCCGCTTCTCCAATGGTTACAACATCCCCGATCTCATCA gtCAGAGCATTGGTCAAAGTGAATCGCCTCTGCCTTATTTGAGTCCAGCAATGAGTGGCTCCAATTTGCTAATTGGCGCCAATTTTGCATCTGCTGGAGTTGGAATCCTTAATGACACTGGAGTTCAGTTT GTGAATATAATCAGAATTGGGCAACAGCTGCAATATTTTCAGCAATATCAGTCAAGATTGAGTCAAATaataggaccagaagagactcAAAGACTAGTAAATGAAGCTTTGGTCCTAATTACTTTGGGAGGAAATGATTTTGTTAACAACTATTATTTGGTACCATTTTCTGCCCGCTCACGCCAATATTCTCTTCAGAACTATGTTCCCTTTATCATCTCCGAGTATCGCAAAGTTTTGATG AGACTACATGAGCTAGGTGCACAAAAGGTTCTTGTGACCGGAACCGGGCCACTCGGCTGCGTACCGGCCGAGCTAGCTCAGCGTAGCAGGAACGGAGAGTGCTCGCCGGAACTCCAACTAGCTGCCGGACTCTTCAACCCGCAGCTCACCGAGATGCTTCTCTCGCTCAACTCCGAGATCGGTAGCAATGTCTTCATCGCTGCCAACACACAGCTCACACACTACGACTTCATCAACAACCCTCAAGCATTCG GGTTCGTGACCTCAAAGGTGGCGTGCTGCGGACAGGGACCGTACAACGGGATAGGTTTATGTACACCACTCTCCAACCTGTGCCCCAACAGAGATGTATATGCATTTTGGGACCCATTCCATCCCTCTGAGAGAGCAAACAGAATCATTGTGCAGCAAATCCTTACTGGATCATTGGACTACATGAATCCCATGAATCTCAGCACCATTCTGGCCATGGATTCTCAGACATGA
- the LOC121743803 gene encoding tRNA N(3)-methylcytidine methyltransferase METTL6 isoform X2, with amino-acid sequence MSRKRWEAETYHSKDFDWDELREEVEQNPSYQFHFLPFSKVFTQIEEEAQRDSEAWDRFHARHSTGKFFKERRYLLKEFPELASCEDNSKVLEVGCGNGSTALPILCGREGIILYACDCSNEALERTKEIITASTSISAILRFHPFLCDFSTTGFPPWLASNPCSESPFNGHHLGTLEAYAGGNSDEAKGCIGGVDFVTLIFTLSALPLDRMPKAINECFDILKPGGMLLFRDYGICDMTMLRFDPQQRIGYREYVRSDGTRSYFFCLDTVRSLTSAAGFIELMQEIGCFLSSSLH; translated from the exons atgagcAGGAAAAGATGGGAAGCAGAAACCTATCACTCAAAAGATTTCGATTGGGACGAATTGAGAGAAGAAGTAGAACAGAACCCCTCATATCAGTTCCATTTCCTCCCTTTCTCCAAGGTGTTTACtcaaattgaagaagaagctcAGCGAGATTCCGAAGCTTGGGATCGATTTCATGCCCGCCATTCTACCGGCAAGTTCTTCAAG GAGAGGCGATACTTGCTGAAGGAATTCCCAGAACTAGCTTCATGCGAGGACAATTCTAAGGTTTTGGAGGTGGGATGTGGCAATGGCAGTACTGCCTTACCTATATTGTG TGGACGAGAGGGCATCATCTTATATGCCTGTGATTGTAGTAATGAGGCTCTTGAGAGGACTAAAGAGATTATTACTGCTTCTACATCTATATCTGCTATACTTCGCTTTCACCCGTTCCTTTGTGATTTTTCAACAACTGGATTTCCCCCGTGGTTGGCCAGCAATCCCTGTTCAGAAAGCCCCTTTAACGGGCATCATTTAGGAACTTTAG AGGCTTATGCTGGTGGTAACTCTGATGAAGCTAAAGGCTGCATTGGTGGAGTAGATTTCGTCACATTG ATATTCACTTTGTCAGCCTTACCCCTCGACAGGATGCCTAAGGCCATCAATGAGTGCTTTGATATTTTAAAGCCAGGGGGCATGCTTTTATTTAGAGACTATG GGATTTGTGATATGACTATGCTTCGATTTGATCCTCAACAAAGAATAGGATATAGAGAGTACGTGCGGTCAGATGGAACACGATCTTATTTCTTCTGCTTGGATACTGTTAGAAGTTTAACTTCTGCTGCCGGTTTCATTGAG TTAATGCAGGAAATAGGATGTTTTCTATCATCTTCTCTCCACTAA